The Misgurnus anguillicaudatus chromosome 21, ASM2758022v2, whole genome shotgun sequence genome includes a window with the following:
- the rhcga gene encoding rh family, C glycoprotein a produces the protein MGNFADCCRGFWCGTKNPNIRVSLPVICFIWEIAMIILFGLFVRYNEESDAHWSKHKHEKNITSDIENDFYYRYPSFQDVHVMIFMGFGFLMTFLKRYSFGGVGFNFLIAAFGIQWALLMQGWFHSLDPVDGMIKIGIESIINADFCVAGCLIAYGALLGKVSPVQLMILTLFGVTLFAVEEFIILEVLHVRDAGGAMVIHTFGGYFGLTISWILYRPKLEGSKNLSGSVYHSDVFAMIGTLFLWMYWPSFNSAISDHGDGQHRAAINTYLALASCVLTTFAISSISAKKGKLDMVHIQNATLAGGVAMGTAAEFMITTYGSLIVGFCCGILSTFGYLVLSPFMEKYLKIQDTCGIHNLHAMPGLLGGVVGALTAALASEDVYGHEGLVNTFNFKGEYATRTPGTQGGYQAAGICVALVFGIGGGIIVGLILRLPFWGDPSDDNCFDDEVYWEVPEDEESLPPILEYNNHMISKLPDTSESHFTVEHSQ, from the exons ATGGGCAACTTCGCCGACTGCTGCCGAGGCTTCTGGTGTGGGACAAAAAACCCTAACATACGCGTCAGCCTCCCTGTCATCTGCTTCATCTGGGAAATCGCTATGATCATCTTGTTTGGGCTCTTCGTACGTTACAATGAAGAATCAGATGCACACTGGTCTAAGCACAAGCATGAGAAGAACATAACAAGCGACATTGAGAATGACTTCTACTACAGATACCCTA GTTTTCAAGACGTGCATGTGATGATCTTCATGGGATTTGGTTTTCTCATGACCTTCCTGAAGCGCTACAGCTTCGGTGGGGTCGGGTTCAACTTTCTCATTGCAGCGTTCGGCATCCAGTGGGCTCTGCTGATGCAAGGCTGGTTTCACTCGCTGGACCCTGTCGACGGAATGATCAAGATCGGAATCGAGAG TATTATTAATGCCGACTTTTGTGTCGCCGGATGTCTCATTGCGTACGGAGCTCTGCTGGGAAAAGTCAGTCCGGTCCAGCTGATGATCTTGACACTGTTTGGCGTCACACTGTTTGCAGTGGAGGAGTTTATTATTCTTGAAGTTCTCCAT GTTAGAGATGCTGGCGGTGCGATGGTCATCCACACATTCGGGGGATATTTCGGTCTAACGATATCATGGATTCTGTATCGACCGAAACTAGAGGGTAGCAAGAATCTCAGTGGCTCTGTCTACCACTCTGATGTCTTTGCTATGATTG GAACCCTCTTCCTCTGGATGTACTGGCCAAGCTTCAACTCTGCCATCTCAGACCATGGAGACGGTCAGCACAGGGCAGCTATTAACACGTACCTGGCCCTGGCTTCTTGTGTGCTCACCACGTTTGCCATCTCTAGCATTTCAGCCAAGAAGGGAAAGCTTGACATG GTCCACATCCAGAATGCCACTCTGGCTGGAGGTGTCGCGATGGGAACGGCAGCTGAGTTTATGATCACAACTTACGGTTCGCTGATAGTCGGATTTTGTTGCGGGATACTGTCGACCTTCGGCTACCTGGTGCTCTCT CCATTTATGGAAAAGTATCTGAAGATTCAAGACACCTGTGGCATTCACAATCTACATGCCATGCCTGGCCTCCTTGGAGGAGTTGTAGGGGCCCTCACAGCAGCATTAGCCAGCGAGGATGTATATGGACAcgaagg GTTGGTAAACACATTCAATTTTAAAGGGGAGTATGCGACAAGGACACCTGGCACGCAGGGAGGTTACCAGGCTGCTGGTATTTGTGTAGCTCTCGTTTTTGGCATCGGAGGTGGCATTATAGTGG gTCTCATCTTGAGATTGCCATTTTGGGGAGACCCGTCAGACGATAACTGCTTTGATGATGAAGTGTATTGGGAG gtACCTGAGGATGAGGAGAGTCTTCCCCCTATTCTAGAGTACAATAATCACATGATCAGCAAATTACCAGACAC GTCGGAGTCCCACTTCACTGTGGAGCACAGTCAATAA